The Minwuia thermotolerans genomic interval AGCACGGGCCGGAAATGCCGGATCAGGCCCTGGATCGGCCACGCCGCGGCATCGCCGAGGGCGCAGATCGTATGGCCTTCCACCTGCTTGGTGACGTCGTGCAGCTTGTCGATCTCCGCGATCGAGGCCTTCCCCTTCACCATCCGCGTCATCACCCGGTACATCCAGCCCGTCCCCTCGCGGCATGGCGTACACTGCCCGCAGCTCTCGTGCATGTAGAAATGCGAAAGATTGGCGATCGCCTCGACCACGTCCGTGGACTTGTCCATCACGATGACCGCCGCCGTGCCCAGGCCCGACTGCACCTCCTTGAGGCTGTCGAAGTCCATCAGGACCTCGTCGCAGATCGCCTTCGGGATCAGCGGCACCGAGGAGCCGCCGGGGATGACCGCCAGCAGGTTGTCCCAGCCGCCGCGGACGCCGCCGCAATGCTTCTCGATGAGCTCCTTCAGCGGGATGCCCATCTCCTCTTCGACATTGCAGGGCGTGTTCACATGGCCGGAAACGCAGAACAGCTTGGTGCCCGTGTTGTTCGGCCGGCCCAGGCCCGCGAACCAGGTCGCGCCGCGCTTCAGGATTTCCGGCGCGACGGCGATCGATTCGACGTTGTTCACGGTCGACGGACAGCCATAGGCGCCGACCGCCGCCGGGAAGGGCGGCTTCAGCCGGGGCTGGCCCTTCTTGCCCTCCAGGCTCTCGATCAGAGCCGTTTCCTCGCCACAGATATAGGCGCCGGCGCCGCGGTGCAGGATGATGTCGAAGTCATAGCCCGAACCACAGGCGTTCCTGCCGATCAGGCCGGCGTCATAGGCTTCCTCGATCGCGGCCTGCAGCACGCGGGCCTCGGCGACGAACTCGCCGCGGATGTAGATGAAGGCGGCCGAGGCGCGCATCGAATAGCCGGCCACCAGGCAGCCTTCCAGCAGCCGGTGCGGGTCGTTGCGCATGATTTCCCGGTCCTTGCAGGTGCCGGGCTCCGATTCGTCGGCGTTGACCACCAGATAGGACGGCCGGCCGTCGGATTCCTTGGGCATGAAGGACCATTTCAGGCCGGTCGGGAAGCCGGCGCCGCCGCGGCCGCGCAGACCCGATTCCTTGATCTGGTCGACGATGGCGTCCTGATCCATCGCCAGCAGATCCTTCGTGCCCTCCCAGACCCCGCGCCGGCGCGAGGCGGCCAGGTCCCAGGATTCGTCACCGTAGAGATTGGTGAAGATGCGGTCCTTGTCGTC includes:
- the nuoF gene encoding NADH-quinone oxidoreductase subunit NuoF, translated to MLDDKDRIFTNLYGDESWDLAASRRRGVWEGTKDLLAMDQDAIVDQIKESGLRGRGGAGFPTGLKWSFMPKESDGRPSYLVVNADESEPGTCKDREIMRNDPHRLLEGCLVAGYSMRASAAFIYIRGEFVAEARVLQAAIEEAYDAGLIGRNACGSGYDFDIILHRGAGAYICGEETALIESLEGKKGQPRLKPPFPAAVGAYGCPSTVNNVESIAVAPEILKRGATWFAGLGRPNNTGTKLFCVSGHVNTPCNVEEEMGIPLKELIEKHCGGVRGGWDNLLAVIPGGSSVPLIPKAICDEVLMDFDSLKEVQSGLGTAAVIVMDKSTDVVEAIANLSHFYMHESCGQCTPCREGTGWMYRVMTRMVKGKASIAEIDKLHDVTKQVEGHTICALGDAAAWPIQGLIRHFRPVLEQRILDYRKQAA